A stretch of the Panicum virgatum strain AP13 chromosome 9N, P.virgatum_v5, whole genome shotgun sequence genome encodes the following:
- the LOC120688164 gene encoding uncharacterized protein LOC120688164, which produces MRVAELEAELEALRRVAVEVSDSVHSRGPTTVDRLRDVPVRIWQIAGRGVRKGAATVLAVVQEEVGQYFGALEPEIPEEGDARALGWIPTRLWRASSSQRTPSATPSTSATSSSIPMLLIIRL; this is translated from the exons ATGAGGGTCGCGG AGTTGGAGGCGGAGCTTGAGGCCCTTCGTCGCGTCGCCGTGGAGGTTTCGGATTCCGTGCACTCGCGGGGTCCGACGACCGTCGACCGCCTCCGCGACGTCCCCGTGCGCATCTGGCAGATCGCCGGCCGAGGGGTCCGGAAAGGAGCCGCGACGGTGCTGGCGGTGGTGCAGGAGGAGGTAGGCCAATATTTCGGCGCCCTCGAGCCGGAGATTCCCGAAGAGGGAGACGCTCGGGCGCTCGGGTGGATTCCAACGAGGCTGTGGCGAGCCTCCTCGAGCCAGCGCACACCATCAGCTACGCCGTCAACCTCAGCGACATCATCCTCGATCCCTATGCTCCTCATAATTAGGCTGTAA
- the LOC120688163 gene encoding transcription factor MYBS2-like, translated as MGGVHRPKEEEEENGRKPAPVVLLRLFGVDVVVNEEPDDNDIGLRKSSSMPNLANPLLPHGEAGERKGYASDDLELASRHQKRRRRKAQERKKGIPWTEEEHRKFLDGLRQLGKGYWRGISKSFVITRTATQVASHAQKYFLRQTNPGKKKRRASLFDVGIADFRDHQVPPSPPNSATKPAPAQEIIHTDRGDVPLPSCRGFGEILGNNIQVSELTNYFMTTMGHVETSLASMSSGLEPASSVSSLELSIAVNNLELSIAPPARCGCGGAAGAIKVL; from the exons ATGGGGGGAGTGCATCGgccaaaggaggaggaggaggagaacggGAGGAAGCCGGCGCCGGTGGTCCTCCTCAGGCTGTTCGGCGTGGATGTCGTCGTCAACGAGGAGCCGGATGACAACGACATCGGGCTCAGGAAGAGTTCGAGCATGCCCAACCTCGCCAACCCGCTCCTGCCGCAcggggaggccggcgagcgcAAGGGGTACGCCTCCGATGATCTCGAGCTGGCCTCCAGGCACcagaagcgccgccgccgcaaggccCAGGAGAGGAAGAAAG GGATTCCGTGGACCGAGGAGGAGCACAGGAAGTTCCTGGACGGCCTGAGGCAGCTGGGCAAGGGGTACTGGAggggcatctccaagagcttcgTGATCACCAGGACGGCGACGCAGGTGGCCAGCCACGCCCAGAAGTACTTCCTCCGCCAGACCAACCCCGGCAAGAAGAAGCGCCGGGCCAGCCTCTTCGACGTCGGCATCGCCGACTTCCGTGACCATCAG GTGCCGCCAAGCCCTCCAAACAGTGCCACTAAGCCTGCTCCTGCTCAGGAGATAATTCATACCGACCGCGGCGATGTCCCG CTACCAAGCTGTAGGGGCTTTGGAGAGATTTTAGGCAATAACATTCAG GTTAGCGAACTGACTAATTACTTCATGACAACAATGGGTCACGTCGAGACGTCGCTCGCGTCCATGTCCTCCGGCCTGGAACCAGCCTCGTCCGTCAGCAGCCTAGAGCTCAGCATCGCCGTCAACAATCTGGAGCTCAGCATCGCGCCTCCTGCTCGCTGCGGCTGCGGTGGCGCTGCCGGGGCAATCAAAGTGCTGTGA